One Globicephala melas chromosome 6, mGloMel1.2, whole genome shotgun sequence genomic window carries:
- the LOC132597476 gene encoding LOW QUALITY PROTEIN: uncharacterized protein (The sequence of the model RefSeq protein was modified relative to this genomic sequence to represent the inferred CDS: substituted 2 bases at 2 genomic stop codons), protein MGQAQSTPLSLLLANFGDVKSRGHNFSLDIRRRKLITFCRSEWPTFGVGWPTEGTFCLPIILKVKSRVFLPGKEGHPDQIPYILVWQDLVENPPPWMTPFLSSGSCKILAARPTKPPKPQTRTAPILSDSQDLLLLDPPPYQSPPVAPQPVPLPAPGSAPLPLVEPPAAPPGGPPRPEPEDREAEALPVPLPNENNSQGPAGRTRGRTQRDPGFRHPDSTIALPLREIGPPDETGNPRLQYWPFSTSDLYNWKTXNARFSDNPKDLIALLDSVMFTHQPTWDDCQQLLRILFTTEERERIQLEARKLVPGDDGQPTANPDLINAAFPLTRPPQDEWDYNTGEGRGRLLIYRQTLMAGLRAAARKPTNLAKVYSIVQGKTESPSSYLERLMEAFRQYTPMDPEAPENQAAIVMSFVNQAAPDIKKKLQKLEDLEGKQIQDLLRIAQRVFNNRDAPEDKQLKATEKMTKVLAAIVQKDQEGPPATRPPRRPLDRDQCAYCKEKGHWARECPKKRQPRPNQGQWQPNATPVLFTHDTKXGGRGSEPLPEPRVTLRVEGKPVQFLVDTGAQHSVLVKPHGKISNKSSWVQGATGVKRYLWTTQRTVDLGTGRVTHTFLVIPDSPCPLLGRDLLTKMGAQIHFRPEGPIVTDPHDQPISVLTLNLEDEYRLHQEPPSQNQDIESWLQQFPEAWAETGGVGLAKHRPALFIEIKPGADPARVRQYPMPLEAKTGITPHIRRLLDLGILRPCQSAWNTPLLPVRKPNSKDYRPVQDLREVNSTRGNNLADQTARKAAHTPIPLLPLQLPDPGPRELPPQPDYSEDDIRWMSKLPLTQVRDGWWRDAKNNILLPERLGTLVLERIHRSTHLGARRLQDLIRQTGLKIKNVSEKTERLVADCAVCQLHNASTHPPTTGIRERGNQPGAYWEVDFTEVKPGKYGYKYLLVFIDTFSGWTEAFPTKNETARIVAKKLLEEILPRYGFPVMIGSDNGPAFVSKVSQDLASILGANWKLHCAYRPQSSGQVERMNRTLKETLTKLTMETGANWVVLLPYALFRVRNSPYKLGFTPYEIMHGRPPPIIPNLKTNLIQLDPENNLLSSLQALQRIHETIWPKLKELYATGPPPTPHQLRPGDWVLVKRHRQETLEPRWKGPYQIILTTPTAIKVDPFSDLIKSTKADVTWTVDRNKNNPLKLTLRRTLPHDDQGTVDSPNDSPNPQPSGHEGRIRPSPQ, encoded by the coding sequence ATGGGCCAAGCACAGAgtacccccctctccctccttctcgctaATTTCGGGGATGTAAAGTCCCGAGGACACAACTTCAGTCTGGATATCCGGAGAAGAAAACTAATTACCTTCTGCCGCTCTGAATGGCCAACTTTCGGGGTTGGCTGGCCCACCGAGGGTACCTTTTGTCTTCCTATAATCCTAAAAGTTAAATCTAGAGTTTTCTTGCCAGGAAAAGAAGGCCATCCGGACCAGATCCCCTACATCCTGGTATGGCAGGACCTGGTAGAAAACCCTCCTCCCTGGATGACCCCCTTTTTGTCATCAGGGTCATGTAAGATCCTTGCGGCCCGACCAACTAAACCTCCCAAGCCTCAGACCCGAACTGCACCCATACTCTCTGACAGCCAAGACCTCCTTCTCCTAGACCCCCCCCCATATCAATCTCCTCCTGTGGCCCCACAACCAGTCCCCCTTCCtgctcctggctctgctcctctccccttgGTAGAACCTCCTGCGGCCCCTCCCGGAGGGCCACCCAGGCCAGAACCGGAGGACCGAGAGGCAGAGGCACTACCGGTCCCCCTGCCCAATGAAAATAATTCCCAGGGGCCGGCTGGGCGTACTCGCGGACGCACTCAGCGCGACCCAGGGTTCCGCCATCCTGATTCCACCATAGCCCTACCCCTGCGAGAAATAGGCCCTCCCGATGAGACAGGGAACCCCCGACTCCAGTATTGGCCATTCTCTACCAGTGACCTATATAATTGGAAAACCTAGAATGCCCGTTTTTCTGATAATCCTAAAGACTTGATAGCTCTTCTAGATAGCGTTATGTTCACTCATCAGCCCACCTGGGATGACTGCCAACAGCTCCTCCGGATCCTATTCACTACCGAAGAACGGGAGCGAATCCAGCTGGAGGCGAGAAAACTGGTTCCTGGAGATGATGGTCAACCCACCGCTAACCCTGACCTCATCAATGCAGCTTTTCCCTTAACTCGCCCCCCGCAGGATGAATGGGACTATAACACCGGAGAAGGTAGGGGACGACTGCTCATTTATCGCCAGACTCTAATGGCGGGTCTCCGGGCTGCCGCGCGCAAGCCCACTAATTTGGCCAAGGTATATTCAATCgtacaaggtaaaacagaaagtCCCTCCTCTTATTTAGAAAgattaatggaagcctttaggcAGTATACCCCTATGGATCCAGAGGCCCCCGAAAATCAGGCCGCCATTGTAATGTCCTTCGTTAACCAGGCAGCCcctgatattaaaaagaaactccaGAAGTTAGAAGATCTGGAGGGCAAACAGATACAGGACTTACTCCGTATCGCCCAGCGCGTCTTTAATAACCGGGACGCCCCAGAGGATAAACAACTTAAAGCCACTGAGAAAATGACTAAAGTCTTGGCGGCCATTGTTCAGAAAGATCAAGAGGGCCCCCCAGCCACTCGACCTCCCAGGCGACCATTGGACAGAGATCAATGTGCCTATTGCAAGGAAAAGGGCCACTGGGCTCGGGAATGCCCCAAGAAAAGGCAGCCGCGCCCCAACCAGGGGCAATGGCAACCGAACGCCACCCCAGTCCTGTTTACGCATGATACAAAGTAGGGGGGACGGGGTTCGGAGCCCCTCCCCGAACCCAGGGTAACCCTACGAGTGGAGGGGAAACCAGTCCAATTCCTGGTGGATACAGGGGCACAGCATTCGGTCTTGGTTAAGCCCCACGGGAAAATTTCTAACAAATCCTCCTGGGTCCAGGGAGCTACGGGAGTCAAACGTTACCTATGGACCACTCAGAGAACTGTGGACTTGGGCACGGGAAGGGTAACCCATACCTTTCTGGTCATTCCCGATAGCCCTTGCCCCTTACTGGGGAGGGACTTACTCACTAAAATGGGAGCACAAATTCATTTTCGGCCAGAGGGGCCAATCGTAACAGACCCTCACGACCAACCCATATCTGTGCTCACCCTGAACTTGGAAGATGAGTACCGACTTCACCAGGAACCACCCTCCCAAAATCAAGATATAGAGTCATGGCTTCAGCAGTTCCCCGAAGCATGGGCAGAAACAGGGGGGGTGGGACTAGCCAAACACCGCCCAGCCCTATTCATAGAGATCAAACCGGGGGCAGATCCTGCACGTGTCCGACAGTATCCCATGCCCCTAGAGGCCAAGACTGGTATCACTCCTCATATTCGCCGGCTTCTTGACCTGGGGATACTGCGTCCCTGCCAGTCGGCCTGGAATACACCCCTGCTGCCAGTCCGCAAACCTAACAGTAAAGACTACCGCCCAGTGCAGGACCTGAGGGAAGTCAACAGCACCCGAGGCAACAATTTGGCAGACCAGACGGCTCGAAAGGCGGCACACACTCCAATACCATTACTTCCCCTGCAACTGCCGGATCCAGGCCCCCGGGAACTACCGCCCCAACCCGACTACTCGGAGGATGACATCAGATGGATGAGCAAGCTTCCTCTAACCCAGGTTAGAGACGGATGGTGGCGGGACGCTAAGAACAATATCCTCCTTCCTGAGAGACTAGGAACCCTGGTCCTTGAACGGATCCACCGTAGCACCCACTTGGGCGCCCGACGGCTACAGGATCTCATCAGGCAGACtggacttaaaattaaaaatgtctccgAGAAGACTGAACGACTGGTTGCTGACTGTGCAGTCTGCCAACTCCATAATGCCAGCACCCACCCGCCAACCACTGGCATCCGGGAGAGAGGAAACCAGCCTGGAGCCTACTGGGAAGTGGACTTCACGGAGGTAAAGCCTGGCAAATATgggtataaatatttactggtgtTTATAGATACCTTTTCAGGTTGGACTGAGGCATTCCCAACCAAGAATGAGACTGCACGAATAGTAGCTAAGAAGCTACTAGAAGAGATCCTGCCCAGGTATGGCTTTCCAGTTATGATAGGGTCCGACAACGGGCCAGCCTTCGTTTCTAAGGTAAGTCAGGATCTGGCTTCCATACTTGGGGCtaattggaaattacattgtgcatACCGCCCCCAGAGTTCAGGACAGGTAGAAAGGATGAATAGAACTCTAAAAGAGACCTTGACTAAATTGACCATGGAGACTGGCGCTAACTGGGTAGTCCTACTCCCCTACGCTCTGTTTAGGGTGCGAAATTCCCCCTATAAGCTAGGATTTACTCCCTACGAAATAATGCATGGTAGGCCTCCTCCTATCATCCCTAACCTAAAGACTAACCTCATCCAATTGGACCCAGAAAATAATCTCCTGTCTTCCCTCCAAGCCTTACAGCGGATACACGAGACAATCTGGCCCAAACTAAAAGAGCTATATGCAACAGGACCCCCACCTACTCCACACCAGCTCCGGCCAGGTGACTGGGTCCTTGTCAAACGCCATCGACAAGAGACCCTAGAACCCAGGTGGAAAGGACCTTACCAGATCATCCTGACAACGCCGACAGCCATCAAGGTGGACCCATTTTCTGACCTCATCAAGTCCACTAAAGCTGACGTCACCTGGACTGTTGACCGGAATAAGAACAATCCCCTCAAACTGACTTTGCGCCGTACCCTCCCCCATGATGACCAAGGTACTGTTGATAGCCCTAATGATAGTCCTAACCCTCAACCCTCGGGCCACGAGGGGAGGATTCGGCCCTCCCCCCAATAA